The Streptomyces sp. A2-16 sequence CCGAGCAGGGACACGCGCTGGGCGCCTACGCGCTCGCCGACCTGCTGGAGCACCGCGGGGACGCGGGGGCCGAGCAGTGGATGCGGATCGCCGCCGAGCGGGGACACCGCGAGGCGGCCTACCGGCTGGCCCGCGCGCTCGACCGCCGCCTGGTGCCCGAGGGCGACATAGGGGAGGAGCAGGGCGCCGGGGCCGAGGCCGAGCAGTGGTACCGCCAGGCCGCCGCGCGTGGGCACCGGCGGGCAGCGCTGCACCTCGGCGCGATCCTGGAGCGGCGCGGTGCGCTCAAGGAGGCCGGGCGCTGGTATCTGACCTCCGCCAAGGACGGGGAGGCGCGGGCCGCCTGCGCCCTCGGGTTCCTGCTGCGGGACGCGGGCGACACCGAGAGCGCCGCCGTGTGGTGGCTGCGCGCCGCCCAGGACGGGGACGGCAACGCGGCCAACGCGCTGGGCGCCCTGCACGCCGAGCGCGGCGAGCCGCAGACCGCCGAGCGCTGGTACCGGGCCGCGATGGACGCAGGTGACGACAACGGCGCGTACAACCTCGGGCTGCTCTGCGCCGAACAGGGGCGGACCGCGCAGGCCGAGCACTGGTACCGGCGGGCCGCGTACGCGGGGCACCGGGAGGCGGCGAACGCGCTCGCCATTCTGCTGCTCCAGGGCGGGGACACGGCCGGGGCGGAGCCGTGGTTCTCCAAGGCCGCGGAGGCCGGCAGCGTGGACGCCGCGTTCAACCTCGGCATCCTGTTCGCCGGGCGGGGCGAGGAGACCGTCGCGCTGCGCTGGTACGAGCGGGCCGCCGCCGCCGGGCACACCGAGGCGGCGCTCCAGGTCGGCATGGCCCGGCTGCGGGAGGGGGACGAGCCCGGGGCCGAGCGGCACCTGCGGTGCGCGGCGGGAGGCGGCAGCGCGGAGGCCGCGTACCGGCTGGCGACCGTGCTGGACGCCCGGCGGCCGCCGGTGCCCGCGCACACGCTCGGGGAGCCGGTGGACACGGAGAAGAGCGAGTGCGAGGAGTGGTACGAGCGGGCGGCTTCCCAGGGGCACCGGCGGGCGCAGGTGCGCGTCGGCATGCTCGCCGCCGCCCGGGGTGACGTGGTGGAGGCGGCCCGGTGGTACCGGGAGGCGGCCGAGGCCGGGTCCCGGAACGGCGCCTTCAATCTGGGGCTGCTGCTCGCCCGCGAGGGGAGTGAGCCGGAGGCCGCCGTGTGGTGGGCCAGGGCGGCCGACGCGGGGCACGGGCGGGCGGCGTTGCGGCTGGCCCTGGTCTACGCGCGTCGGGGTGAGCTGGCGGAGGGACAGCGGTGGGCCGACCGGGCGGTGGCCCTGGGGCCCGCCGAGGTCTCGGAGAGGGCTGCGCGGCTGCGGGACGCGCTGCGGGAGGAACTCTCCGCCTAGTGCCCGCTCCGTTCGTCCCGTCGGGGTGCCGGGCGGCGGGTGGGTCCAGTTAAACGATTTGCCTCTGAGCTCGTCCTTCACGTAACGTTGCGTTCATCGACGCGGGGTGGAGCAGCTCGGTAGCTCGCTGGGCTCATAACCCAGAGGTCGCAGGTTCAAATCCTGTCCCCGCTACTGAAGGCCGAGGGCCGGAATCCGAAAGGGTTCCGGCCCTCGGTGTTTTTCACGGTCGGTGGCCCACCGCTTCCGCGTAGAGGGCGCGGTCCACCGTCCTCGACTCCGGCAGCGGCTCGCCCTCCGCCACGCCCTGCGCCCGGTACGCCGCCTGCAGACGGTCGGTGGTGCCCGACCTGATCTCCCAGTCCATGCGCAGGGACGGAGTGGACCGGAGGATCGCCTCGTCGGTCCTCAGGAGTTTCGCCAGGTAGGTGACGAAGGCCGCATCCGACTTGTAGTCGGCCGCGAAGTACGTGTTCACCGTGCGGATGTAGGCGCGCAGCAGGGCGACTCCCGCGTCCGCGTCCTCGCCCAGCAGTCCCGGGCCGTATAGCATCCCGCCCAGGGGCTCGCCGAGCGGCTGCCCGCCGAGGAAGGCGTAGCCGGGCCTGCCGTCGACCCTGCGCCAGACCGGGTCCAGGAGCCAGGCCGAGTCGACCCCGCCGTTCTGGAGGGCCGTGAGGACGTCGGCCGAGCCGAGCTGCTGGTACCGGATCTCGTCGAGGCCGCCGCCGTGCCGGCCGAGGGCCTTCTCCATGGGGTACGCGATCACCGAGCCCTTGCCGATCATCGTGCCCATCCTGCGGCCGGCCATCGTCACCCGGTCGCCCGTCTCGCCGTCCTTCAGCCGAACCCACAGGCCGCTCTTCGACTGCGGGTCGGGCGAGAAGTTCGCGGCGACCCAGCGGATGTCGAAGCCGCCCCGGACGCCGTTCATGACCGCCGCCTCGGGGGCCGCCCACAGCGCGTCGATGTCGCCCTTGGCGAGGAGGGGGAGCGAGTCGGGGGTCGGCAGCACCTTCAGGGTGACGTCCAGCCCCTCCTTCTTGAACTCGCCCTTGTCCAGTGCCACTTGGAGCGGTGCCACGTACTCCGCGCTCAGTGTGCCCGTCGCGATCGTGATCCTGCGGGGCTCGGGAAGCGGGGCGGGGGCGGGGGTTCCGGGCCGGCAGCGGGCCGGGGTGCGGGTCGGGGAGAGGTCGGCGGGGTCCGTCCAGGAGTTCGCGCCGCAGCCCGCCACCGGGCGGACGGTCCGCGTCCCGCCCCGGCCCGCCTTCGACTCCGGGCTCGGCGCATCGTGTGACGCCGTGCAGGCCGGTGACGTCAGCAGGACGGCTGCGGTCAGGAGGGCGCCGTAGAACCGTGTTCTCACGACTGGCCCCTTCCGCGGTCCCGGGGTGCCCATGGGGTGAGCAAGCGGCCCACGACGCGGACCAGTTCGGAGAAGAGGACTCCCAGGACGGCCACGCAGACGATGCCGACGAACATCACGTCGTTCTGGAACAGCGCGCGTGAGTCGAAGATCAGGTGGCCCAGGCCGTTCGTCGCGGCGATCTGTTCCGAGGCGACGATCACCAGGACCGCCACGCCCGCCGCGATCCTGGCGCCGACCAGGACCGAGGGGAGGGAGGCCGGGAGGAGGACGTGGCGGAACATCTGCCACGGGGAGGCGCCGAAGACCTGGCCCGCGTCGCGGTGGCCGGAGGGGATGGAGACCACCGCCGACATCGTCTGGATCCACACGAAGAAGAAGACCGTCGCCGCCACCAGGGCGATCTGCGGGCCCTCGCCCAGGCCGAACATGTTCAGGAAGACGGGGAGCAGGGCCAGTTTCGGGACGACGTACAGGGCGTCCAGCAGCGGTTCGAGGGCTGCCCTCACCAGGGACAGCGAGCCCATCAGGAGGCCCAGGGCGTAGCCCGTCGCCGTGCCGATCGCGTAGCCCGCCAGGACGCGTTGCGTGGTCGCCCACACGTCCGGCCACAGGTCGCCGGCCGCCGCGCGGTCCCAGCCGTCGGCCAGGATCGTGGAGGGGGCGGGGTAGACGCGGTCGTCCAGCCAGGCCTGGCCGGCGGCCAGTTGCCACAGGAGGACCAAGAGCAGGGGGACCGCTGTCGCCAGGGTCAGTTCCAGGGCTCGTCTGCGGCGGTGGGTGCGTACCGGGTGCAGCTCTTCCGGGCCCGGGCGGCGCACGAGGACGGAGACCTTCTCGGGAGCCACGGTCGTCATGCCGGTATCGCCTCCTTGCGCAGCAGGTCCCACAGTGCGCTCCTCAGGGACGTGAACTCGGGCGTCGAGCGGATGTCGCCCGTGCGCGGGCGGGGGAACGGCGGGCGGTGCTCGGCGATCAGGCGGCCCGGGCGGGCGGACATCACCAGGACGCGGTCGCCGAGGACGATCGCCTCCTCCAGGCTGTGGGTGATGAACAGGGTGGTGGTGCGCAGGCTCTGCGTGATCTCCAGCAGCTCGTCCTGGAGGATCGTGCGCAACTGGGCGTCGAGGGCGGCGAACGGCTCGTCCATCAGCAGGAGTTCGGGTTCCACGGCGAGGGCGCGCGCGATCGCCACGCGCTGGCGCATTCCGCCGGAGAGGGTCGCCGGGTAGGCGTCGGCGAAGTCCGTGAGGCCCGTCCGGGCCAGCCACTCGTCGGCCCGCGCGTTCGCCTCGCGGCGCGGGACGCGCTGGATGTCCAGGCCGAAGCGGACGTTGGCGCGGACGGACTTCCAGTCGTAGATGCCGTAGTCCTGGAAGATCATGGCGGCGGGGCGCTGCGCGTGTGTACGGATCTCCAGGGTGCCGGTACTCGGGCGGAGCAGGCCCGCTGCGATGCGCAGCAGTGTCGACTTGCCGCAGCCGGAGGGGCCCACCAGGCAGACGAACTCGCCGGGGGCGACGCTGAGGTCGAGCGGTCCGAGGGCGTGCACGGGGCGTGGCGGGCGGCCGAAGGTGCGGGTCAGCGCGGTGGCGTGGAGTTTGGGGTGCGGATCTCCCACGGTTGCTCCTCGCGGAGTTCGGTACGGAGAGGGGGCCGCACGACGATATGACGGTCCGTCAGATTCAGGAACCCCGCGGGCAGCACGAAGCCCCGGTCTCCACGAGGGAGGCCGGGGCTCCGGACTTTGGTGAAGCCGTTACGCCGCCGCGCAGGTCGGGCAGACGCCCCGGTACGTCACCTCGACGTCCGAGACGGTGAAGCCGAAACGCTCCGAGTCGGGCAGGTCGGCCATCGGGTTGCCCGTGGGGTGCACGTCCCGGATGGCGCCGCACCGGGCGCAGACCAGGTGGTGGTGCGGCCGGTGGGCGTTCGGGTCGTACCGCTTGGCGCGCTTGTCGGTGGCGACCTCGAGCACCTCGCCGAGGGAGACCAGCTCGCCCAGCGTGTTGTAGACGGTCGCCCGGGAGATCTCGGGCAGCTTGGCCACGGCGCGTGCGTGGACCTCGTCGGCCGTCAGGTGGACGTGTTCGCCGTCGAGGACCTCGGCCACGACGCGCCGCTGCGCGGTCATCCGCCATCCGCGGCCGCGCAGTCGTTCCAAAAGGTCGCTCATACGTCCCAGCCTAACAGCTGGGGACCAGAATCCGAATGGGTGTGAGTTTGGATGGGTGCTGGACTTGGATTAAGTCCAGATCAGGAGCGGGCCGGTACGCGCTGTCGTGCGGGCGCCCAGCAGCGGATGATGTCGCGGACCGAGACGATGCCCGTGGGCTCGCCGCGGTCCAGCACGATCAGGTGCCGGAAGCCGCCGTGGGCCATCGCCTGCGCGGCCTCCTCCAGGGTCCAGGTCGGAGTGGCGAAGACGACGTCGGTGGTGGTGTGGGCGTGGGCGTACTCCGCGTCCGGGCTCTGTCCCAGCCCCACGGAGTTGAGGATGTCGCGCTCGGTCAGAATGCCGATGCCGGTGCCGTCGGGATCGAGGACCACGGCCGCGCCCACCCGGCGGGCGGACATCAGTGCGGCGGCCTGGCGGAGAGTGTGGGCGGGGCCGATGGTGAGGACCACCGTGCTCATTGCGTCGCGGACGAGCATGGTTTCGCAGTCACCTCCTGGGAACCGATGTGGTTGTTCATCGGTTCACAAGTTCACAAATTGAGGGTGTCCTCAGAGTCGCAGGTAAAGCGAGGGTCAACAAGAGGGCGCGCGTAGCCGATTGAGGGCGTGCGCGCTCATCTGTGATTCCTAGTAGCGCTCGTTGAGATAGCCCAGGAACTCGTCGTGGAGCAGGCCGTTGGAGGCGGCGGCGTTGCCGCTGTGCGGGCCGGGGCGGCCGTCGAGACCGGTGAAGGTGCCGCCCGCCTCGGTGACGACGATCGCGTTGGCGGCCATGTCCCACAGGGACAGCTCCGGTTCCGCGCAGATGTCGATCGAGCCCTCGGCGACCATCATGTACGGCCAGAAGTCGCCGTACGCGCGCGTGCGCCACACCTCGCGGGTCAGGTCCAGGAAGCCGCCCAGGCGGCCCTGGTCCTCCCAGCCGGTGAGCGAGGAGTACGCGAAGGAGGCGTCCGAGAGCTTGCCGACCTGGGAGACGTGGAGGCGGGAGGCGGAGGAGAGGCTGCGGCCGCTGAAGGCGCCGTGTCCCTTCGCGGCCCACCAGCGGCGGCCGAGGGCCGGGGCGGAGACCACGCCGACGACGGGCTGGTAGCCGCCCTCCGCCGCCTCCATCAGGGAGATCAGGGTGGCCCAGACGGGAACGCCCCGCACGTAGTTCTTGGTGCCGTCGATGGGGTCGATGACCCAGCGGCGGGGCCCGGTGCCCTCGATGCCGTACTCCTCGCCGAGGATGGCGTCCCTCGGGCGGGCGCGCTTGAGGTGGTTGCGGATGAGCTCCTCCGCCGCCTTGTCGGCCTCGCTGACGGGGGTCATGTCGGGTTTGGTCTCGACCTTGAG is a genomic window containing:
- a CDS encoding tetratricopeptide repeat protein, which translates into the protein MDVMGDKATLLETGRFVQPADFSESTGDLSQPMDRDETGEAAEEARLLLAAETGDVEAMSVLGALLLRRGDLDGAEPHLRAATAAGDRAAANNLGVLLHQRGYPDDAAGWWRIAAVAGSAAAAHALGRHHRERGDEPAAEYWLRQSAEQGHALGAYALADLLEHRGDAGAEQWMRIAAERGHREAAYRLARALDRRLVPEGDIGEEQGAGAEAEQWYRQAAARGHRRAALHLGAILERRGALKEAGRWYLTSAKDGEARAACALGFLLRDAGDTESAAVWWLRAAQDGDGNAANALGALHAERGEPQTAERWYRAAMDAGDDNGAYNLGLLCAEQGRTAQAEHWYRRAAYAGHREAANALAILLLQGGDTAGAEPWFSKAAEAGSVDAAFNLGILFAGRGEETVALRWYERAAAAGHTEAALQVGMARLREGDEPGAERHLRCAAGGGSAEAAYRLATVLDARRPPVPAHTLGEPVDTEKSECEEWYERAASQGHRRAQVRVGMLAAARGDVVEAARWYREAAEAGSRNGAFNLGLLLAREGSEPEAAVWWARAADAGHGRAALRLALVYARRGELAEGQRWADRAVALGPAEVSERAARLRDALREELSA
- a CDS encoding ABC transporter substrate-binding protein encodes the protein MRTRFYGALLTAAVLLTSPACTASHDAPSPESKAGRGGTRTVRPVAGCGANSWTDPADLSPTRTPARCRPGTPAPAPLPEPRRITIATGTLSAEYVAPLQVALDKGEFKKEGLDVTLKVLPTPDSLPLLAKGDIDALWAAPEAAVMNGVRGGFDIRWVAANFSPDPQSKSGLWVRLKDGETGDRVTMAGRRMGTMIGKGSVIAYPMEKALGRHGGGLDEIRYQQLGSADVLTALQNGGVDSAWLLDPVWRRVDGRPGYAFLGGQPLGEPLGGMLYGPGLLGEDADAGVALLRAYIRTVNTYFAADYKSDAAFVTYLAKLLRTDEAILRSTPSLRMDWEIRSGTTDRLQAAYRAQGVAEGEPLPESRTVDRALYAEAVGHRP
- a CDS encoding ABC transporter permease, producing MTTVAPEKVSVLVRRPGPEELHPVRTHRRRRALELTLATAVPLLLVLLWQLAAGQAWLDDRVYPAPSTILADGWDRAAAGDLWPDVWATTQRVLAGYAIGTATGYALGLLMGSLSLVRAALEPLLDALYVVPKLALLPVFLNMFGLGEGPQIALVAATVFFFVWIQTMSAVVSIPSGHRDAGQVFGASPWQMFRHVLLPASLPSVLVGARIAAGVAVLVIVASEQIAATNGLGHLIFDSRALFQNDVMFVGIVCVAVLGVLFSELVRVVGRLLTPWAPRDRGRGQS
- a CDS encoding ABC transporter ATP-binding protein; translation: MGDPHPKLHATALTRTFGRPPRPVHALGPLDLSVAPGEFVCLVGPSGCGKSTLLRIAAGLLRPSTGTLEIRTHAQRPAAMIFQDYGIYDWKSVRANVRFGLDIQRVPRREANARADEWLARTGLTDFADAYPATLSGGMRQRVAIARALAVEPELLLMDEPFAALDAQLRTILQDELLEITQSLRTTTLFITHSLEEAIVLGDRVLVMSARPGRLIAEHRPPFPRPRTGDIRSTPEFTSLRSALWDLLRKEAIPA
- a CDS encoding Fur family transcriptional regulator, producing MSDLLERLRGRGWRMTAQRRVVAEVLDGEHVHLTADEVHARAVAKLPEISRATVYNTLGELVSLGEVLEVATDKRAKRYDPNAHRPHHHLVCARCGAIRDVHPTGNPMADLPDSERFGFTVSDVEVTYRGVCPTCAAA
- a CDS encoding CBS domain-containing protein; amino-acid sequence: MLVRDAMSTVVLTIGPAHTLRQAAALMSARRVGAAVVLDPDGTGIGILTERDILNSVGLGQSPDAEYAHAHTTTDVVFATPTWTLEEAAQAMAHGGFRHLIVLDRGEPTGIVSVRDIIRCWAPARQRVPARS
- the hisN gene encoding histidinol-phosphatase, which codes for MPDYLDDLRLAHVLADAADATTMDRFKALDLKVETKPDMTPVSEADKAAEELIRNHLKRARPRDAILGEEYGIEGTGPRRWVIDPIDGTKNYVRGVPVWATLISLMEAAEGGYQPVVGVVSAPALGRRWWAAKGHGAFSGRSLSSASRLHVSQVGKLSDASFAYSSLTGWEDQGRLGGFLDLTREVWRTRAYGDFWPYMMVAEGSIDICAEPELSLWDMAANAIVVTEAGGTFTGLDGRPGPHSGNAAASNGLLHDEFLGYLNERY